A portion of the Victivallis lenta genome contains these proteins:
- the prmC gene encoding peptide chain release factor N(5)-glutamine methyltransferase has protein sequence MSRYFELRRELLDKFTSAGIESAGVEADILISELAGFNRAELFLQSDATVPADLEKRIRALGQRRAGREPLQYLLGYAYFMNIRLDVSPEVLIPRPETECLVEWAVDTLPQGGSLLDLGTGSGAIALAVADERPDAVITAVDVSTPALSIALHNAERLRLTQVRFLESDLFDAVGGEKFDLIAANLPYVTDEEYAALEPEVRVHEPRLALTAPDAGFALIRRAAEEAAPHLNPGGRIIFELAPAQVPRLAGLLAATGSFREVAAMQDYTHRERFITACRSEEAGTEAAG, from the coding sequence ATGAGCCGTTATTTTGAACTGCGACGCGAACTTCTGGACAAATTCACCTCGGCCGGCATCGAAAGCGCCGGCGTCGAAGCCGACATCCTGATCTCCGAACTCGCCGGGTTCAACCGGGCGGAACTGTTCCTGCAGTCCGATGCGACGGTTCCGGCCGATCTCGAAAAGCGGATCCGGGCGCTCGGACAGCGCCGGGCCGGACGCGAACCGCTGCAATATCTGCTCGGCTACGCCTACTTCATGAACATCCGGCTCGACGTGTCGCCCGAAGTGCTGATTCCGCGCCCCGAAACCGAGTGTCTGGTCGAATGGGCGGTCGATACGCTGCCGCAGGGCGGTTCGCTGCTCGACCTCGGCACCGGTTCGGGCGCCATCGCTCTCGCCGTGGCCGACGAACGGCCCGACGCCGTGATTACGGCGGTCGACGTCAGCACACCTGCGCTCTCCATCGCTCTGCACAACGCCGAACGGCTCCGGCTGACGCAGGTCCGCTTTCTCGAATCCGACCTCTTCGACGCGGTCGGCGGGGAAAAGTTCGACCTGATCGCCGCCAACCTGCCGTATGTGACCGACGAAGAGTACGCCGCGCTCGAGCCGGAGGTGCGCGTGCACGAACCGCGGCTCGCGCTGACCGCTCCCGACGCCGGTTTCGCCCTGATCCGCCGCGCCGCCGAAGAGGCTGCGCCGCACCTGAATCCCGGCGGCAGAATCATCTTCGAGCTCGCCCCGGCCCAGGTTCCGCGTCTCGCCGGGCTGCTCGCCGCGACCGGCTCGTTCCGGGAGGTCGCCGCCATGCAGGATTACACGCACCGCGAGCGGTTCATCACGGCATGCCGCTCCGAAGAAGCCGGAACGGAGGCGGCGGGATGA